The following proteins are encoded in a genomic region of Candidatus Edwardsbacteria bacterium:
- a CDS encoding pitrilysin family protein: MSIIYNHSVLPNGITLVSEKIPHVRSVAVGLWIARGSRDERSSENGLSHLVEHLLFKGTQTRTARDIAIFLESIGGHLDAFTSKEETCFYARVLDEHLPQAVDILSDIISHPRLDPQDLEKERKVILEEIKTVEDTPDEMVHELFSEALFSGHPLSYPILGSRENCQSFNMADIQAFRRKNYLPGNMVLAVAGRVEHQALEQLARRYLGRYQTSAVPKKTADADIKAPGLLLKRKKTSQVHICLGMPALAFSDPGRYALLVLNTIFGGGMSSRLFQKIREEEGLAYSIYSFADLYRDTGLFGVYLGVAVEQTRRSLETTLAEFKRLLVEPPSPEELENAKAQLKGNLMLGLESTSNRMMRLAKMEINREPYRDLGQTLVKIDAVTADDLLAVAQRVIRPEALAAAVLGPVSARDISLPQLREMLQGN, translated from the coding sequence ATGAGCATTATCTATAACCATTCGGTGCTTCCCAACGGCATAACCTTGGTAAGCGAGAAGATTCCCCACGTACGCTCGGTGGCCGTGGGGCTGTGGATAGCCCGGGGATCGCGGGATGAGCGGTCAAGCGAGAACGGCCTGTCCCACCTGGTAGAACATCTGCTGTTCAAGGGAACCCAGACCCGCACCGCCCGGGATATCGCCATCTTCCTGGAATCCATCGGCGGCCATCTGGACGCCTTCACCTCCAAGGAAGAGACCTGTTTCTACGCCCGGGTCCTGGACGAACACCTTCCACAGGCGGTGGACATCCTGTCCGACATCATCTCTCATCCCCGTCTTGACCCCCAGGATCTGGAGAAAGAGCGGAAGGTCATTCTGGAGGAGATCAAAACGGTCGAGGATACTCCCGACGAGATGGTCCACGAGCTTTTTTCCGAGGCCCTGTTCAGCGGTCACCCGTTAAGCTACCCCATTCTGGGCAGCCGGGAGAATTGCCAGTCTTTTAACATGGCGGACATACAGGCCTTTCGCCGCAAGAATTACCTTCCAGGAAACATGGTGCTGGCGGTGGCCGGGCGGGTGGAACACCAGGCCCTGGAGCAGCTGGCCCGGAGATATCTGGGCCGATACCAAACCTCCGCCGTTCCCAAGAAAACAGCCGATGCCGATATAAAGGCCCCGGGGTTATTGCTTAAAAGGAAAAAGACCTCCCAGGTGCACATCTGCCTGGGGATGCCGGCCCTGGCCTTCAGCGACCCAGGCCGCTATGCCCTGCTGGTGTTGAACACCATCTTCGGGGGAGGGATGAGCTCCCGGCTGTTCCAGAAGATCCGGGAGGAGGAGGGCCTGGCCTATTCCATCTATTCCTTCGCCGACCTGTATCGCGATACCGGGCTGTTCGGGGTCTATCTGGGGGTGGCGGTGGAGCAGACCAGAAGATCTTTGGAAACCACCCTGGCCGAATTCAAACGGCTGCTGGTGGAGCCGCCATCGCCGGAGGAACTGGAGAACGCCAAGGCCCAGCTCAAAGGCAATCTGATGCTGGGCCTGGAGAGCACTTCCAACCGGATGATGCGCCTGGCCAAGATGGAGATAAACCGGGAGCCCTACCGGGACCTGGGGCAGACCCTGGTTAAGATCGATGCCGTCACGGCCGATGATCTTTTAGCGGTTGCCCAAAGGGTGATCCGCCCGGAGGCTTTGGCGGCGGCCGTTCTGGGGCCGGTATCCGCCAGGGACATCTCATTGCCGCAACTGCGGGAGATGCTCCAGGGCAATTAA